One window of Fusarium keratoplasticum isolate Fu6.1 chromosome 2, whole genome shotgun sequence genomic DNA carries:
- a CDS encoding C2H2-type domain-containing protein produces the protein MNGASARSVSCTGCNRKFMSDAALQQHIRDRKDAAHDSIPAGGDKAPKKVVRAKSIASTYKAPNTPNSPVKAKKSKDGWFFQGTGTPLLSIQSSQVQPGDVAVTSDGGYELLCSYNWVIKPQPTVYVPGEPPRLVSRSLPMRVSPDSGVHFIDQNSFRVPKYPFEVVFQAMNVMNPTLKFSDVDVLTNRNSLRHLLDFCRGKCRDSFRIDLYLVQNTLVIERRERSTKEMIRGSGNSGFGHSFEEAVTEPPPGMTDIAGHHRVLRYDLGGLNCAVRFEVDAVHGIPETEDGSQQTDAPPGGSVDQLAQSLENVAVGSSKQTPSSPGSRSVRVITRGIAPPQTQAAEIKSIRRNGKHLSTMLPQLWFGRTPYLVRGYHDNGNFTLIRSENVEDNLKDWEAKDQNQMALRGVVWLLGQLREAVRSSETKSCIAVCLGGKPLKLQVFSTAQRKLPLPEKVIERFWKND, from the exons ATGAATGGCGCGAGTGCGAGAAGCGTAAGCTGCACGGGTTGCAATCGCAAGTTCATGAGCGACGCGGCTCTGCAGCAACATATTCGCGATAGAAAGGATGCTGCTCACGACTCCATTCCGGCCGGAGGTGATAAGGCGCCCAAGAAGGTGGTTCGAGCTAAGAGCATCGCATCAACATACAAG GCACCAAACACTCCGAACTCACCGGTGAAGGCGAAAAAGTCCAAAGACGGATGGTTCTTCCAAGGCACTGGCACGCCTTTGCTCTCTATTCAAAGCTCCCAGGTCCAGCCAGGCGATGTCGCTGTGACTAGCGATGGCGGATACGAGCTTCTCTGCAGTTACAATTGGGTCATCAAACCACAGCCCACCGTCTACGTCCCAG GCGAGCCTCCGAGACTGGTTTCCAGATCCCTTCCGATGCGCGTCTCTCCAGATTCAGGCGTCCACTTCATCGACCAAAACAGCTTCCGCGTCCCCAAGTACCCCTTCGAAGTCGTCTTTCAAGCCATGAATGTCATGAACCCTACACTCAAATTCAGCGACGTCGATGTCCTCACCAACCGTAACAGCCTTCGTCACCTGCTCGACTTTTGTCGTGGGAAGTGCAGAGACAGCTTCCGCATCGACCTGTATCTTGTTCAGAACACCCTCGTCATTGAGAGACGTGAAAGGTCGACAAAGGAGATGATCAGAGGATCTGGGAACTCGGGCTTTGGTCACAGCTTTGAGGAAGCTGTCACTGAACCGCCACCAGGCATGACTGATATTGCAGGGCATCACCGCGTTCTCCGATATGACCTTGGAGGCTTGAACTGCGCCGTCCGCTTTGAAGTCGATGCTGTTCATGGCATCCCCGAGACTGAGGACGGTTCTCAGCAGACTGACGCACCTCCTGGAGGCTCAGTGGATCAGCTTGCCCAGTCACTGGAGAATGTTGCCGTCGGAAGCTCAAAGCAGACACCCTCATCCCCTGGCTCTAGGAGCGTCCGGGTAATCACCCGGGGTATAGCACCTCCCCAAACACAAGCAGCAGAGATCAAGTCGATCCGACGTAACGGGAAGCACCTAAGCACGATGTTACCACAGCTCTGGTTCGGCCGAACTCCCTACCTCGTCCGGGGCTATCACGACAACGGCAACTTCACCTTGATTCGCAGCGAAAACGTCGAGGACAACCTCAAAGATTGGGAGGCTAAGGACCAGAACCAGATGGCTTTGCGCGGCGTGGTGTGGCTGCTAGGGCAGCTGCGTGAGGCTGTGAGGAGCTCCGAGACAAAGTCATGCATCGCTGTGTGCTTGGGCGGCAAACCCCTGAAGCTGCAGGTGTTTTCTACGGCGCAGAGAAAGCTTCCTCTGCCGGAGAAAGTGATTGAGAGATTCTGGAAGAATGATTGA
- a CDS encoding Triosephosphate isomerase, with protein MASIQRSNRRIVGVSTKLYFSAARTREYVDQLLQLLSADSSVLNDIDVFIIPDHVTLVSVINQVKDHKIWCGAQDTFWEDSGAYTGEVSSSVLAEVGTRLVEVGHAERRRIFGETDEITAKKAAAAARNGMIPLVCIGEQTRGETHTTAVTQCQTQIEAVLSAVPEDAEVVFAYEPVWAIGAAQPAAADYVVGVTSAIRKLESIQKRSGSTRILYGGSAGPGLFEKLKDGVDGLFLGRFAHDPERFVKTIREVARG; from the coding sequence atggcatccatccaacGGTCTAATCGTCGCATCGTCGGCGTCTCGACAAAGCTGTACTTCTCCGCCGCCCGCACCCGGGAGTATGTCGATCAGCTCCTGCAACTCCTCTCTGCCGACTCTTCAGTCCTCAACGACATTgacgtcttcatcatccccgACCACGTCACACTCGTATCAGTCATCAACCAAGTCAAGGACCACAAAATCTGGTGCGGTGCTCAGGATACCTTCTGGGAGGACAGCGGCGCCTACACAGGCGAGGTATCATCTTCAGTCCTAGCCGAAGTTGGAACccgcctcgtcgaggtcggACACGCAGAGAGACGTCGAATCTTTGGTGAAACGGACGAAATCACGGCAAAGAaagcagccgcagccgcgcGGAACGGGATGATCCCCCTGGTCTGCATCGGCGAGCAAACCCGGGGCGAAACCCACACCACAGCCGTGACCCAATGCCAAACCCAGATCGAAGCCGTCCTATCAGCCGTCCCGGAAGATGCCGAAGTAGTCTTTGCCTACGAGCCAGTCTGGGCAATCGGAGCAGCGCAGCCAGCTGCTGCCGACTACGTCGTCGGGGTCACGTCTGCGATTCGGAAGCTGGAGAGCATCCAGAAGAGAAGCGGGTCTACGAGGATTTTGTACGGAGGGAGTGCGGGACCTGGGTtgtttgagaagctcaaggatggtgttgatgggctGTTTTTGGGGAGATTTGCTCATGATCCTGAGAGGTTTGTCAAGACGATTCGGGAGGTTGCCCGGGGATGA
- a CDS encoding Sterol 24-C-methyltransferase: protein MSTAELISYDEARNHAFDSVLHRQSKNSKGGMRAMMNKDNKAHAAAVDDYFQYWDNKKAEDEVQAVRQERTDNYASLTRQYYNLATDLYEYGWSQSFHFCRFAYGETFHRAIARHEHYLVHSMGIKPGMKVLDVGCGVGGPAREIVKFTGAHVTGLNITEYQVERARVYADKEGLSHKLKFVQGDFMKIPFPDNSFDAVYAIEATVHAPSLKDVYSEILRVLKPGGVFGVYEWLMTEEYDNDDLEQRRIRLDIEQGDGIAQMFKISDGLTAIKEAGFELEQHEDLAANDDGPAPWYWPLDSDMRYAQSLADMLTVFRMNKWGRLVMHNFIGALESLWIAPKGTRKTAESLGRAADALVEGGKRKLFTPMYLMVGRKPTA, encoded by the exons ATGTCTACCGCAGAACTCATTTCCTACGATGAGGCGAGGAACCATGCCTTTGACAGCGTTCTTCACCGACAGTCAAAGAACTCCAAGGGTGGAATGCGTGCCATGATGAAcaaggacaacaaggccCACGCCGCTGCCGTTGACGACTACTTTCAGTACTGGGACAACAAGAAGGCTGAAGACGAAGTCCAGGCAGTTCGACAGGAGAGAACTGACAACTATGCCAGCCTCACAAGACA ATATTACAACCTAGCCACAGATCTCTACGAGTACGGATGGAGTCAAAGCTTTCACTTCTGCCGCTTTGCCTACGGCGAGACTTTCCACCGCGCCATAGCTCGCCACGAGCACTACTTGGTCCACAGCATGGGAATAAAGCCGGGTATGAAGGTCCTTGACGTTGGCTGCGGTGTCGGTGGTCCTGCTCGTGAGATTGTCAAGTTCACGGGGGCCCACGTGACGGGTTTGAATATCACCGAGTATCAAGTCGAGCGGGCGAGGGTCTATGCAGACAAGGAGGGTCTATCTCATAAACTCAAATTTGTGCAGGGAGACTTTATG AAAATTCCGTTCCCCGACAACTCTTTCGACGCCGTCTACGCCATCGAAGCTACTGTGCATGCCCCTTCATTGAAAGACGTCTACAGCGAGATCCTACGAGTTCTGAAGCCTGGTGGTGTCTTTGGAGTTTATGAATGGCTCATGACGGAAGAGTATGACAACGATGATCTCGAGCAGCGACGTATCCGGCTCGACATTGAGCAAGGCGACGGCATTGCACAGATGTTCAAGATCTCAGACGGCCTCACTGCAATCAAGGAGGCGGGCTTTGAACTTGAGCAGCACGAGGACCTTGCTGCCAACGATGACGGCCCTGCACCTTGGTACTGGCCGCTAGACAGCGACATGCGATACGCGCAGTCTCTCGCCGACATGTTGACCGTGTTTCGGATGAACAAATGGGGTCGTCTGGTGATGCATAACTTTATCGGGGCTCTCGAGAGTCTCTGGATCGCACCCAAGGGAACGAGAAAGACTGCTGAGAGCTTGGGCAGGGCGGCAGATGCGTTGGTTGAAGGTGGTAAAAGGAAGTTGTTTACACCCATGTACTTGATGGTTGGAAGGAAGCCCACAGCTTGA